From a region of the Solidesulfovibrio sp. genome:
- the cbiQ gene encoding cobalt ECF transporter T component CbiQ gives MIDEPFSRGESPLHALDARFRLIACLALSLAAALAHRPQPAWVVFGAGMACVAAARLPWRLVCGRFVSVNAFVAFLWLVLPWSTPGESLYVFHGLAVTREGIDLAALITLKTNAVLACVLSLLATIPAPDLGAAMTGLGLPDKFTFLFLFTYRYLHVISEEYGRMATAARLRGFVPATSLHAYRTYAALVAMVLVHSYDRSRRVYEAMVLRGFSGRFRSLARFAPGRADVVFLCCCLAVAALAGALDFLPWRAHG, from the coding sequence ACGAACCGTTTTCGCGGGGCGAAAGCCCCCTCCATGCCCTGGACGCCCGTTTTCGCCTGATCGCCTGCCTGGCCCTGTCCCTGGCCGCCGCGCTGGCCCATCGGCCACAGCCGGCCTGGGTGGTGTTCGGGGCGGGCATGGCCTGCGTCGCGGCGGCCAGGCTTCCCTGGCGCCTGGTCTGCGGCCGGTTCGTGTCGGTCAACGCCTTTGTCGCCTTCCTGTGGCTGGTGTTGCCCTGGTCCACGCCGGGGGAGTCCCTGTACGTGTTCCATGGCCTGGCCGTCACCCGGGAGGGGATCGACCTGGCCGCGCTCATTACGCTCAAGACCAATGCCGTCCTGGCCTGCGTGCTGTCGCTTTTGGCCACCATCCCGGCCCCGGACCTGGGCGCGGCCATGACGGGCCTGGGGCTGCCGGACAAGTTCACCTTCCTGTTCTTGTTTACCTATCGCTATCTGCACGTTATTTCGGAAGAATACGGCCGCATGGCCACGGCGGCCCGGCTGCGGGGCTTTGTCCCGGCGACGTCGCTGCACGCCTATCGGACCTATGCCGCCCTGGTGGCCATGGTGCTCGTCCACAGCTATGACCGGTCGCGCCGGGTCTATGAGGCCATGGTGCTGCGGGGCTTTTCCGGCCGCTTCCGCAGCCTGGCCCGGTTCGCCCCGGGGCGCGCCGATGTGGTTTTCCTGTGTTGCTGCCTGGCCGTGGCCGCCCTGGCCGGGGCGCTGGACTTCTTGCCCTGGAGGGCCCATGGCTGA
- a CDS encoding ABC transporter ATP-binding protein — MAEPLLTLSGVTYAYPGASRPVLTDVDFRFAPGERIGLFGPNGSGKTTLLHVMMGLIRPTRGEVRYKGGLAVTEKDFRAVRRGIGLLLQNADDQIIYPTVLDDVAFGPLNCGLSPGQARDKAEATLAMLGLDGFGERLSHRLSGGEKKLVSLAGVLAMEPEALFLDEPTNGLDPQTRDHIIAVLAGLGKPVIVISHDWDFLVQVTGIYYTIEAGRLRRDPDFLLHRHVHVHPLGDLEHHHHG; from the coding sequence ATGGCTGAGCCGCTGCTGACCCTTTCCGGCGTGACCTACGCCTATCCCGGCGCGTCGCGGCCGGTCCTGACCGATGTCGATTTCCGCTTCGCCCCGGGGGAGCGCATCGGGCTTTTCGGGCCCAACGGCTCGGGCAAGACGACGCTTTTGCACGTGATGATGGGGCTTATCCGCCCGACGCGGGGCGAGGTGCGCTACAAGGGGGGGCTTGCCGTCACGGAAAAGGATTTCCGGGCCGTGCGGCGGGGCATCGGGCTGCTGCTGCAAAACGCCGACGACCAGATCATCTACCCGACGGTCCTGGACGACGTGGCCTTCGGGCCGCTCAACTGCGGCCTTTCCCCGGGCCAGGCCCGGGACAAGGCCGAGGCGACCCTGGCCATGCTCGGCCTCGATGGCTTCGGAGAACGGCTTTCCCATCGGCTGTCCGGCGGCGAAAAAAAACTCGTCTCCCTGGCCGGGGTGCTGGCCATGGAACCCGAGGCGCTCTTTCTCGACGAACCCACCAACGGCCTGGACCCGCAGACCCGCGATCACATCATCGCCGTCCTGGCCGGACTCGGCAAACCCGTGATCGTCATCTCCCACGATTGGGATTTCCTGGTCCAGGTGACCGGGATCTATTACACCATCGAGGCCGGCCGCCTGCGCCGCGATCCCGATTTCCTCCTGCACCGCCACGTCCACGTCCATCCCCTGGGCGATTTGGAGCACCACCACCATGGCTGA
- a CDS encoding protein phosphatase CheZ, with protein MVNDEELVERLLDKILREVVPELRDSISATIEREVAKTLSRALLESEFHQRLNQEMRQGLQDIYKEINKAAKTENEHSPREDKRQADQLFQEAAQQLDKILQTTESATTDIMDIVEKHMEFQASAVADLNALQQAQADPATISRLREANDALGEDLMRIMTTLSFQDLTGQRIKRIIEAIKKVEQIVLDLYLSTGLQMKAWAEEPQKDIKVLEAEAKQKVSALKGPQTKVGQGDVDDLLAQLGLD; from the coding sequence ATGGTCAACGACGAAGAACTGGTGGAGCGGCTGCTGGACAAGATCCTGCGCGAGGTGGTCCCGGAGCTGCGCGACAGCATCAGCGCCACCATCGAGCGCGAGGTGGCCAAGACCCTGTCCCGGGCGTTGCTGGAAAGCGAGTTCCATCAGCGCCTCAACCAGGAGATGCGCCAAGGCCTCCAGGACATCTACAAGGAGATCAACAAGGCCGCCAAGACCGAAAACGAGCACAGCCCGCGCGAGGACAAACGGCAGGCCGACCAGCTCTTCCAGGAAGCCGCCCAGCAACTCGACAAGATCCTCCAGACCACCGAGTCGGCCACCACCGACATCATGGACATCGTCGAAAAGCACATGGAGTTCCAGGCCAGCGCCGTCGCCGACCTTAACGCCCTGCAACAGGCGCAGGCCGACCCGGCAACGATTTCCCGGCTGCGCGAGGCCAACGACGCCCTGGGCGAGGACCTCATGCGCATCATGACCACCCTGAGCTTCCAGGACCTCACCGGCCAGCGCATCAAGCGCATCATCGAGGCCATCAAGAAGGTCGAACAGATCGTCCTCGACCTCTACCTGTCCACGGGCCTGCAGATGAAGGCCTGGGCCGAGGAGCCCCAAAAGGACATCAAGGTCCTGGAGGCCGAGGCCAAACAGAAGGTCTCCGCACTCAAGGGCCCGCAAACCAAGGTCGGCCAGGGCGACGTGGACGACCTGCTCGCTCAGCTCGGCCTGGACTAG
- a CDS encoding PilZ domain-containing protein has translation MEEKREFMRIPTRLGGHLRRLPGPDDMQVFRETPYSGVLGLCTHDGRDAGMSEGLYTLLCTINAKLDMLLSMRGRDELMADFPIALRVIEISGAGIRFTAAEDLPLECPVEAVIVLSRFPLRMAGAVGRIIRRDPHEDGIIEYALDFTRIRERDLESIVQFVFQSQRDDLRGKKWD, from the coding sequence GTGGAAGAGAAACGCGAATTCATGCGCATCCCCACCCGCCTCGGCGGCCACCTGCGCCGGCTGCCCGGTCCGGACGACATGCAGGTCTTCCGGGAAACGCCCTATTCCGGGGTCCTGGGCCTGTGCACCCACGACGGCCGCGACGCCGGCATGAGCGAGGGGCTTTACACCCTTTTGTGCACGATAAACGCCAAGCTCGACATGCTGCTGTCCATGCGGGGCCGCGACGAACTCATGGCGGATTTCCCCATCGCCCTGCGCGTCATCGAGATCAGCGGCGCCGGCATCCGGTTCACCGCGGCCGAGGACCTGCCCTTGGAATGCCCCGTGGAGGCGGTCATCGTCCTGTCGCGCTTTCCGCTGCGCATGGCCGGGGCCGTGGGCCGGATCATCCGGCGCGACCCCCATGAGGACGGCATCATCGAATACGCCCTGGATTTCACCCGCATCCGGGAGCGCGACCTCGAAAGCATCGTCCAATTCGTCTTCCAAAGCCAGCGCGACGACCTGCGCGGCAAAAAATGGGACTGA
- a CDS encoding NIL domain-containing protein: MEPASEKKLRKVVYLTFPPEASNKPVVCDLARVYGLAFSILKAQITPRHEGQMTLELSGPAEAYEAGLGYLRDQGIGVAPAAQRISRDADSCIHCGVCTALCPTKALTLNIETRLVEFDDEACSACGMCTKVCPVAAMDIQLENGAM, encoded by the coding sequence ATGGAACCAGCAAGCGAAAAGAAACTGCGCAAGGTCGTCTACCTGACCTTTCCGCCGGAAGCCTCGAACAAGCCCGTGGTCTGCGACCTGGCCCGGGTCTACGGCCTGGCGTTCAGCATCCTCAAGGCGCAGATCACCCCGCGCCACGAAGGCCAGATGACCCTCGAACTGTCCGGCCCGGCCGAGGCCTACGAGGCGGGCCTGGGCTATCTGCGCGACCAGGGCATCGGCGTGGCCCCGGCCGCCCAGCGCATCTCCCGCGACGCGGACAGTTGCATCCACTGCGGCGTGTGCACGGCCCTGTGCCCGACCAAGGCGCTCACCCTCAACATCGAAACCCGCCTGGTGGAGTTCGACGACGAGGCCTGTTCGGCCTGCGGCATGTGCACCAAGGTGTGCCCCGTGGCGGCCATGGACATCCAGTTGGAAAACGGCGCCATGTGA